Proteins encoded together in one Calditrichota bacterium window:
- a CDS encoding LptF/LptG family permease, with the protein MTLFRYLTREFIPPFFFSLSLIVFLFVLNLVFTMLGRIVGKGLPLLTVLEFFGLNLAWMIALAVPMAVLVAVLSAYGRLSSDNEVTALRSSGVGPRQMIMPAVLFGVIAAAGLAYFNNFVLPDLNYRSRQLQTDIRRLKPAMILEPGVFLTDIPGHVLYSRHVNNETSEISDVVVYEDDDPRFAGTVIADRGKLKYEEWFEGFEFTLYDGEILRSDRARPGEHHRIAFESAIFRIHAPDMSLRRTSSKWRGDREMNVAQLLDRIQSYKERNPEQNEKNILRLWVEIHKKFSIPAACLIFAALGGLLGQMVRRSGIGVSAGYSMAFFLIYWVFLIAGEDLADRGSVSPASAMWAPNVLFTLVVFYLWWRQRRSGQGLFR; encoded by the coding sequence ATGACTCTCTTCCGCTACCTGACCCGGGAGTTCATCCCGCCGTTTTTCTTCAGCCTGTCGCTGATCGTCTTTCTGTTTGTCCTGAATCTGGTGTTCACGATGCTGGGCCGGATTGTAGGCAAGGGCTTGCCGCTGTTGACCGTGCTGGAGTTTTTCGGGCTGAATTTGGCATGGATGATCGCGCTGGCCGTGCCGATGGCCGTACTGGTGGCTGTGCTGTCGGCCTACGGACGACTTTCTTCGGATAACGAAGTGACGGCACTCCGGTCTTCGGGCGTGGGACCGCGGCAAATGATCATGCCGGCCGTGCTGTTCGGAGTTATCGCGGCGGCTGGATTAGCTTACTTCAATAACTTTGTCCTGCCAGACTTGAACTACCGTTCCCGGCAATTGCAGACAGACATTCGCCGCTTGAAACCCGCGATGATTCTGGAGCCGGGGGTGTTTTTGACGGATATTCCGGGCCATGTACTGTACTCTCGTCACGTCAACAACGAGACTTCTGAAATCAGCGACGTCGTGGTCTATGAAGACGACGATCCCCGCTTTGCAGGGACGGTGATTGCCGACCGGGGCAAGTTGAAGTACGAAGAGTGGTTTGAAGGCTTCGAGTTTACGCTGTATGACGGAGAGATTTTGCGCTCGGATCGCGCGCGACCGGGCGAACATCACCGGATTGCTTTTGAGAGCGCGATTTTCAGAATTCACGCGCCGGACATGTCTTTGCGAAGAACCAGCAGCAAATGGCGCGGCGACCGTGAAATGAACGTCGCGCAGCTTTTGGACCGGATTCAGAGCTACAAGGAACGCAATCCTGAACAAAACGAAAAGAATATTTTGCGGTTGTGGGTGGAGATTCACAAGAAGTTTTCCATACCCGCCGCCTGCCTGATATTCGCGGCACTGGGCGGACTGTTGGGCCAGATGGTCCGCCGTTCGGGAATAGGAGTATCGGCGGGATACAGCATGGCCTTCTTCTTGATCTATTGGGTGTTTCTGATCGCGGGCGAAGACTTGGCCGACAGAGGATCGGTCAGCCCCGCGTCGGCAATGTGGGCACCCAACGTATTGTTCACGCTCGTAGTCTTTTATTTATGGTGGCGACAGCGAAGGTCTGGGCAAGGATTATTCAGATAA
- a CDS encoding PBP1A family penicillin-binding protein, with protein MMTFLKSTFARVALTIVALLFAFTIAGWSVLNYLREGLPSVEELENINPALSTKILDRNGVLIKELFTQRRSYVPLSEIPKPVIEAFLATEDHKFYDHWGMRPAALMLAIAKAVVTLDFHPRGASTITQQLSKNLYFGPQRKLTRKLRELLTAVEIERYYSKDEILEMYLTQTYFGAGAYGIGAAAGTYFSKSASELTVGEAAVLAAIPKSPTRYNPLQYPQNNLVRRNLVFNRLQSVGYITEAERDSLVETPLPLRPSSDRSQEGIAPYFTENVRQELNQLGKRHDFDPYQDGLTVYTTLDARLQDCAERAVAKVMPELQDKVNEIHTGDLKLRLKEMFPDSSTGAIRKLAGDKTIADSIAASEFPVQVAFVALDPANGHILAMIGGRDFEKSKFNRATQAVRQPGSCFKPFVYASAIDKGMPISEKVSNEEIVITLDNGDLWAPKNFSNQYGGVVDLRQALAKSLNVVSVRLIREHTTPRDVAALAKNCGITTKLDPYDALALGASGVIPLDIVGAYQVFQTLGIWSKPIAVTGLDDQFGQTIEQFRNERKVVMSEETAFLVQSLMRSVSEYGTASSLRWKYHFDVPTGGKTGTTNDNTDAWFIGYTPNLLAGVWVGLDDPAMTLGRGQEGGKAALPIWAEFMLAAYDTMDYPETEFRVPSGIITAEICVESGELATAGCPEVRMEYFAAKSELPEPCTLHGTFRTPRGRRQHLF; from the coding sequence ATGATGACTTTTCTCAAGAGCACTTTCGCCCGCGTGGCGCTCACTATCGTCGCCCTGCTCTTTGCATTCACGATTGCCGGTTGGTCGGTTCTGAATTACTTGCGGGAGGGACTGCCAAGTGTCGAGGAGCTCGAAAACATCAATCCCGCTCTGTCGACCAAAATTCTCGACCGCAACGGAGTTCTGATCAAAGAACTCTTCACGCAGCGTCGCAGCTACGTCCCGCTGAGCGAGATTCCCAAACCGGTGATTGAGGCCTTCCTCGCCACCGAAGATCACAAGTTCTATGACCATTGGGGAATGCGGCCCGCCGCACTGATGCTCGCGATTGCCAAAGCTGTCGTTACGCTCGATTTTCACCCGCGAGGCGCGTCCACGATTACCCAGCAGCTCTCGAAAAATCTTTATTTCGGGCCGCAGCGCAAGCTGACCAGAAAATTGCGCGAGCTGTTGACCGCCGTCGAAATCGAGCGCTATTACTCCAAAGACGAAATCTTGGAGATGTACCTGACCCAAACCTATTTTGGCGCGGGTGCATATGGCATTGGCGCCGCCGCGGGAACGTACTTTTCCAAGTCTGCGTCCGAGTTGACCGTCGGAGAAGCGGCCGTCTTAGCCGCAATTCCAAAATCGCCGACGCGCTATAACCCGTTGCAATATCCGCAGAACAACTTGGTGCGGCGAAACCTCGTCTTTAACCGGCTGCAGTCGGTGGGTTACATCACAGAGGCTGAACGTGACAGCTTGGTCGAAACCCCGCTGCCGCTGCGTCCTTCGTCGGACCGCTCGCAGGAAGGTATCGCTCCGTACTTCACGGAAAATGTTCGGCAAGAGCTTAACCAGCTCGGCAAACGTCACGACTTCGATCCGTATCAAGACGGATTAACGGTCTATACCACTCTTGACGCGCGCTTGCAGGATTGCGCCGAACGTGCCGTCGCCAAAGTGATGCCCGAACTGCAGGACAAGGTCAACGAGATTCATACCGGTGACTTAAAACTACGGCTGAAAGAGATGTTTCCCGATTCTTCCACGGGTGCGATTCGCAAATTGGCCGGCGACAAAACGATCGCCGACTCAATCGCCGCTTCCGAGTTTCCCGTGCAAGTCGCTTTTGTCGCCTTGGATCCGGCCAACGGACATATTCTGGCTATGATCGGCGGACGCGATTTTGAAAAAAGCAAATTTAATCGCGCGACGCAAGCCGTTCGTCAACCCGGATCGTGTTTCAAGCCGTTCGTATACGCGTCTGCCATTGACAAAGGAATGCCGATTTCCGAGAAAGTCTCAAACGAGGAAATCGTCATTACCCTCGACAACGGGGACTTGTGGGCGCCTAAGAATTTCTCGAATCAATATGGCGGCGTCGTCGATTTGAGGCAAGCGTTGGCCAAGTCCCTGAACGTCGTCAGCGTGCGCCTCATTCGCGAACACACAACGCCCCGCGACGTCGCTGCTTTGGCAAAAAACTGTGGTATCACCACGAAGCTCGATCCCTACGACGCACTTGCGTTAGGCGCGTCCGGCGTCATTCCGCTGGATATCGTCGGTGCCTATCAAGTCTTTCAAACGCTCGGCATTTGGTCCAAACCAATTGCCGTTACCGGTCTCGATGACCAATTCGGTCAGACCATCGAGCAATTCCGTAACGAGCGCAAAGTCGTTATGTCTGAGGAAACGGCGTTCCTTGTGCAAAGCCTGATGCGCAGTGTCAGCGAATACGGGACGGCATCCTCACTCCGTTGGAAATATCATTTCGATGTTCCCACCGGCGGCAAAACCGGAACGACCAACGACAATACCGACGCGTGGTTCATCGGGTATACTCCAAACCTGCTTGCCGGTGTTTGGGTCGGATTGGATGACCCAGCCATGACCTTGGGACGGGGGCAGGAGGGAGGCAAGGCCGCATTGCCGATTTGGGCCGAATTTATGCTTGCCGCCTACGACACTATGGACTATCCCGAAACGGAGTTTCGTGTTCCGTCGGGAATTATCACGGCTGAAATTTGTGTAGAGTCGGGTGAACTGGCGACCGCTGGTTGCCCAGAAGTACGTATGGAATATTTTGCGGCCAAGTCCGAATTGCCCGAGCCCTGTACGCTCCATGGCACGTTCCGGACTCCGCGCGGACGAAGACAACATCTTTTCTAA
- a CDS encoding UDP-2,3-diacylglucosamine diphosphatase — protein sequence MLRVPTEHATLAPPVFFVSDAHLGAESEPIASTQLLRLIALIQKVRQERGALVINGDLFDFWYEWRSVIPKKYFKILRALQEAVEDGVPVHLLAGNHDFRLKGFLESEIGMTTHQDGLALQIANSNVFVFHGDGVLKSDSGYRLLKRILRNPIAQRLFLWLHPDLGMLLAQGTSQQSRNATKGNPAEDADYRDFAEQMLKNGYDGVVMGHAHRPAEEQIANGTYVNLGDWIYHYTYAVHDGSGLRLLKWDDLSGTAR from the coding sequence ATGCTTCGAGTGCCGACTGAGCACGCCACGCTCGCACCTCCCGTTTTTTTCGTCTCCGATGCCCATCTCGGTGCCGAGTCAGAGCCCATTGCCTCGACTCAACTCCTGAGATTGATTGCACTCATCCAAAAAGTCAGGCAGGAGCGAGGTGCCTTGGTAATTAATGGCGACCTCTTCGATTTCTGGTACGAGTGGCGGTCGGTTATTCCCAAAAAGTATTTCAAAATCCTGCGTGCGCTGCAAGAAGCCGTCGAAGACGGAGTTCCTGTTCATCTACTCGCGGGCAACCATGACTTTCGCCTCAAAGGATTTCTCGAATCGGAAATAGGCATGACTACTCATCAAGACGGACTTGCGTTGCAAATTGCAAATTCCAACGTGTTTGTCTTTCATGGTGATGGCGTGCTAAAGTCCGATTCCGGCTATAGATTGTTGAAACGTATTCTCCGCAACCCTATTGCGCAAAGGCTGTTTCTGTGGCTGCATCCAGATCTCGGCATGTTGCTTGCGCAAGGAACGTCGCAGCAAAGCCGGAATGCCACTAAAGGTAACCCAGCCGAAGACGCCGATTACCGTGATTTTGCCGAGCAAATGCTAAAAAACGGGTATGACGGCGTGGTTATGGGGCATGCCCATCGTCCCGCCGAAGAGCAAATCGCAAACGGCACCTACGTCAATCTTGGCGACTGGATCTACCATTATACGTACGCCGTGCACGATGGATCCGGTTTGCGGCTCCTGAAATGGGATGATCTTTCCGGAACCGCGCGATGA
- a CDS encoding phosphatase PAP2 family protein gives MGAELSWFEHWDRGVFGMVNQMFTSSFFDAIMPMLSDRTLWLVPLGLIWIVFFFRTSRRGRIVALCCFVVVAATDQLSSAVIKPTVKRIRPCNVIAQTHYYDEDRDLWIYTDKFAMTTYKSSYSFPSSHAANMAGQAIYWSYFYPQISPVLIAGALAVGYSRVYLGYHYPSDVAAGYLIGILVALLVAWPLRVWVLPDE, from the coding sequence ATGGGCGCTGAATTAAGTTGGTTTGAACATTGGGATCGCGGAGTCTTTGGAATGGTGAACCAGATGTTTACCAGTTCTTTCTTTGACGCGATTATGCCGATGCTCTCCGATCGAACCCTCTGGCTTGTTCCGTTAGGGTTAATCTGGATCGTCTTCTTCTTTCGCACGTCGAGGCGCGGCCGAATTGTCGCGCTCTGCTGTTTTGTGGTCGTTGCCGCGACCGATCAACTCTCGTCGGCCGTGATTAAACCCACGGTGAAGCGGATTCGTCCCTGCAACGTCATTGCCCAAACGCACTACTACGATGAAGACAGGGATTTGTGGATATACACGGACAAGTTCGCGATGACGACCTACAAGTCGTCCTACAGCTTCCCGTCCAGCCATGCGGCCAACATGGCCGGGCAAGCAATCTACTGGAGTTACTTCTATCCGCAGATTAGCCCTGTCCTGATTGCCGGCGCACTTGCGGTCGGTTACAGCCGAGTCTATCTCGGATATCACTACCCGTCCGACGTCGCCGCGGGTTATTTGATCGGAATTCTCGTTGCGCTATTGGTCGCATGGCCGCTCAGAGTCTGGGTGCTGCCGGACGAATAG
- a CDS encoding response regulator, protein MTDREILIVDDDAAAREALAAVLSEHGFTVHQTDNGQNALKLLNAHRGVRVLLTDVRLPGMDGIELLAKVRLADPGVHVILVTAYAQRNLALRALKHGAADFLPKPVSAATLMRVVERSFYRSRLDSLAAIGKETLGRLRSSAILCSNDGTVLSLSPNVAAMMGSTPEEMTGKKVWESTQWREIVELFKNDVAWPVTIPRPELSLQVQRLPLDPASDQVVLIVTDITSLRQVQRDLLAVTQDIEARVQERTRFLGEEIEFSDRLLDTADVLIAYVNPDGRLERWNKFAADLTGLTLDEASTSLREFIGDTRSPLLEIFDPYSEHEVTARIAPFPGPDGTSRLLTWSARRFRESAGRFGRLIIGMDVTEQKQLESTLQHYNAYLEDIVRQRSRELKTKNAQLIHTARLASLGEMVGSIAHEMKQPLNVIAITSDLIKLLRKNGKLSDELLESNLEKIRATVERMAETINHLRGFTHVDTNTFKRLEIHEVVEGAISLVGEQIRQEDLEINVNLNEGLQSFRGDRNQVEQVLINLLVNARDAVLDAGEDDLPPERRVIEVRSAESDNENWIGVEVVDHGAGMPAEVVSHIFEPFFTTKDSSRGTGLGLSICLNIVRSHGGDIEVESTPGRGSLFRVVLPVDLEAELSQERR, encoded by the coding sequence ATGACTGACCGCGAAATCCTTATTGTCGATGATGACGCCGCCGCCCGTGAGGCCCTGGCAGCCGTGCTCTCCGAGCACGGCTTTACGGTGCATCAAACCGACAATGGTCAGAATGCACTTAAACTTCTGAATGCCCATCGCGGTGTTAGAGTCCTGCTGACGGACGTCAGATTGCCCGGAATGGACGGTATTGAACTCTTGGCCAAAGTCAGATTGGCTGATCCCGGAGTTCACGTCATTTTAGTTACGGCTTACGCGCAGAGGAACCTCGCCTTGCGCGCCCTTAAGCATGGCGCGGCGGATTTCCTGCCTAAACCTGTTAGCGCTGCGACGCTTATGAGAGTCGTCGAACGCTCTTTTTACCGCTCTCGCCTCGACAGCCTTGCCGCCATCGGGAAAGAAACCCTCGGCAGACTCAGAAGCAGTGCTATCCTTTGTTCAAATGACGGCACTGTCCTTTCGCTGTCCCCGAACGTCGCGGCGATGATGGGAAGCACTCCCGAGGAAATGACGGGCAAAAAAGTCTGGGAATCCACGCAGTGGCGTGAGATCGTGGAGCTTTTCAAGAACGATGTCGCGTGGCCGGTTACGATCCCGCGGCCCGAGCTTTCGCTGCAAGTTCAGCGGCTGCCGCTTGATCCGGCTTCAGATCAGGTTGTCCTGATCGTCACCGACATCACCAGCCTGCGGCAAGTACAGCGGGACCTGTTGGCCGTGACGCAAGACATCGAAGCCCGCGTCCAAGAGCGCACAAGATTCCTCGGTGAAGAAATTGAATTCAGTGACCGCTTGCTGGATACCGCTGATGTCTTGATTGCCTACGTAAATCCCGACGGCAGACTGGAACGGTGGAATAAATTCGCGGCCGATCTGACCGGGCTGACTCTCGATGAAGCGTCGACAAGTTTACGTGAGTTCATCGGGGACACGAGGTCACCGTTGCTCGAAATTTTTGACCCCTATTCCGAGCATGAAGTCACTGCCCGCATCGCGCCCTTTCCCGGTCCGGACGGAACTTCGCGCTTGCTGACGTGGAGCGCGCGCCGCTTCCGTGAATCGGCGGGACGGTTCGGAAGACTGATTATCGGTATGGACGTCACGGAACAAAAACAGCTTGAGTCCACGCTGCAGCACTACAACGCATATTTGGAAGACATCGTTCGTCAAAGGTCGCGCGAATTGAAAACCAAGAACGCTCAGCTTATTCATACCGCAAGGTTGGCCTCTCTCGGAGAAATGGTCGGTTCCATTGCCCATGAGATGAAGCAGCCGCTCAACGTGATTGCTATCACGTCGGACTTGATTAAGCTCTTGCGCAAAAACGGGAAGCTCTCTGACGAACTGCTGGAGAGCAATCTCGAAAAAATTCGTGCTACCGTCGAACGAATGGCAGAGACCATCAACCATTTGCGCGGTTTTACCCACGTTGATACGAACACCTTCAAACGGCTGGAGATTCACGAAGTCGTGGAAGGTGCGATTTCGTTGGTGGGAGAACAGATTCGACAGGAAGACCTTGAAATCAATGTCAATCTCAACGAAGGACTTCAGTCCTTTCGAGGAGATCGCAATCAGGTTGAGCAGGTGCTCATCAACCTCTTGGTCAATGCTCGCGATGCCGTACTCGACGCCGGAGAGGACGATTTGCCGCCGGAACGGAGAGTCATTGAAGTCAGGTCTGCGGAATCCGATAATGAAAACTGGATCGGAGTCGAAGTCGTAGACCACGGCGCGGGAATGCCTGCGGAAGTCGTTAGCCACATCTTCGAACCCTTCTTCACGACCAAAGATTCGTCGCGGGGAACGGGCTTAGGATTGTCAATATGCTTGAATATCGTCCGCTCCCACGGCGGCGACATTGAAGTCGAATCTACACCCGGACGCGGCAGTCTGTTTCGTGTGGTTCTGCCGGTTGATCTGGAAGCTGAATTGTCTCAAGAACGGCGTTGA
- a CDS encoding response regulator yields METLKKKVLVVDDDEVIRDLLINFLKFSGYEGLGAPNGQKALEQVIADAPDMIITDIHMPLMNGFQLLRAVKRINPDLPVIFITGFAHFRRFFADKTARADGFLEKPFSLESIDGLVKKYL; encoded by the coding sequence ATGGAAACTCTGAAAAAGAAAGTTCTTGTCGTTGATGATGACGAAGTCATTCGTGATCTCCTGATCAACTTCTTGAAGTTCTCGGGATACGAAGGACTCGGCGCTCCAAACGGACAGAAGGCCTTGGAACAAGTTATTGCGGATGCTCCCGACATGATTATCACGGACATCCATATGCCTCTGATGAACGGATTCCAGCTCCTGCGTGCGGTCAAGAGAATTAATCCCGACTTGCCCGTTATCTTCATCACCGGCTTCGCCCATTTCCGCCGCTTCTTCGCGGACAAAACGGCTCGCGCCGACGGCTTCCTCGAAAAACCGTTCTCGCTTGAGTCCATTGACGGATTGGTCAAGAAGTACCTTTAG
- a CDS encoding PAS domain S-box protein has translation MFIQPRRIPNSHRAGGLAHVLVVAECTELRAQLAQAISAVDGVETTHAESAHKAISIVQTRLPDVVLADVDLTDLDGFRLCKLLKLPLTSGSDQVPVVLISNSYRDVLAEHVARKAQAFAFLKLPGDESIVGRTVELALRRLLPSAQDRQLLAHKGSVHVLSENDSLAHTIVTALELDDWKVQRFRTADEMRVACEIAVPNVTFIEPATDKIGNLGLRELGPCTETPAVIALLKRVEPELLLHLLEEDVDDYVVLPADSSRFVEACREARLKYNFRDMHREFDSQLVKLKAISDYLELVIDNSHEAIFTCDLKGNVKLWNKGAERVYGYTAAEIVGKNVDEHLDPPDFARKSSSVLRLLRQRGSMTDPEVMRRRKSGEVFPVSATYTLLNDPDGKTLGFSVIERDVTTVKALENERIKSARLRAITQTAVTANDHINTPLGIILGYAQFLELKLAGSDPQDKNALEVIQQQVHKIKGIMNKLKLISDPIVKNYSIEGVTMLDLSKSQLSDEANN, from the coding sequence ATGTTCATTCAGCCGAGACGAATTCCTAACTCGCACCGCGCTGGCGGTCTCGCCCACGTTTTGGTTGTGGCCGAATGCACAGAATTGCGTGCGCAGCTCGCGCAGGCGATTTCCGCGGTTGACGGCGTGGAAACAACCCACGCCGAGTCCGCACATAAGGCGATTTCGATAGTCCAGACCAGACTTCCCGACGTCGTGCTCGCGGATGTGGATCTGACTGACCTCGACGGTTTTAGATTGTGCAAGTTGCTCAAACTGCCCTTGACGTCGGGATCGGACCAAGTTCCGGTTGTTCTGATTTCAAATTCGTACCGCGACGTGCTGGCCGAACACGTCGCCCGCAAGGCGCAAGCCTTCGCATTCCTTAAGCTCCCCGGTGACGAGTCGATTGTCGGCAGAACCGTCGAGCTTGCCCTGCGCCGCTTGTTGCCGTCGGCCCAAGACCGCCAACTCCTCGCTCATAAGGGCAGTGTGCATGTCCTGAGCGAAAACGACTCGCTCGCGCACACAATCGTAACCGCGCTCGAATTGGACGATTGGAAGGTGCAGCGGTTTCGAACGGCCGATGAAATGCGCGTGGCCTGCGAGATTGCCGTTCCGAATGTCACGTTCATTGAGCCTGCCACGGACAAAATTGGTAATCTTGGCCTCCGAGAACTTGGACCGTGTACCGAGACTCCGGCGGTCATCGCGCTGCTCAAAAGGGTGGAACCCGAACTGCTCTTGCACTTGCTCGAAGAAGACGTTGATGACTACGTTGTTCTTCCTGCCGATTCGTCAAGGTTTGTCGAAGCCTGCCGCGAAGCCCGGCTCAAGTACAACTTCCGGGACATGCATCGCGAATTCGATTCGCAGCTTGTCAAACTCAAAGCGATTTCCGACTACCTCGAGCTTGTGATCGACAACTCGCACGAAGCGATTTTTACGTGCGATTTGAAAGGCAACGTCAAGCTCTGGAACAAGGGCGCAGAACGGGTCTACGGCTATACCGCGGCTGAAATTGTCGGCAAAAACGTCGACGAACATCTGGATCCGCCGGATTTTGCGCGCAAGTCTTCGAGTGTCCTAAGACTCCTGCGGCAGCGCGGATCGATGACGGATCCTGAAGTCATGCGCAGAAGAAAATCCGGTGAAGTCTTTCCCGTGTCCGCCACTTATACGCTGCTCAATGACCCGGATGGCAAAACACTCGGATTCTCGGTAATCGAACGCGACGTTACTACCGTCAAGGCGCTCGAAAACGAACGCATCAAGTCCGCAAGACTGCGCGCCATTACTCAGACTGCCGTGACGGCCAACGACCATATCAACACGCCGCTCGGTATTATTCTCGGCTATGCCCAGTTCCTTGAATTGAAGTTAGCCGGTTCCGATCCGCAGGACAAAAATGCGCTGGAAGTCATTCAGCAGCAGGTTCACAAGATAAAAGGCATTATGAACAAGTTGAAGCTCATCTCCGACCCGATCGTAAAAAACTATTCGATCGAAGGCGTTACGATGCTCGACTTGTCCAAATCCCAACTTTCCGACGAAGCGAACAATTAA
- a CDS encoding response regulator — protein sequence MLINPLPAPHVLIIDDDPDISSVLASALDAVGCKVSVESRSENAETACRKANPDMILVDMMMPGRTGIDLIGPLHDIAPDAIICITTGMGDPALLQRSLKSGAWNVLCKPYSLTELTELIDLALRLSQSLREEAGAGVVESQIEQEFMGDHRPTPADLARLIAVAAGAGISSDVAYRKLPLLASELLDNAFEHGVHQDPNRKYGVKLNVDNNDVEMTIWDSGDSFDGRTVIRQQAYAVPKGKLSGLQLASALADEIKFDKNPNSVTLIWHDSRAKSDEGKH from the coding sequence TTGCTGATTAATCCTCTACCGGCACCGCACGTCCTGATTATTGATGATGACCCGGATATCTCAAGCGTCCTCGCTTCGGCGTTGGATGCCGTCGGATGCAAGGTCTCCGTCGAGTCACGGTCGGAAAACGCGGAAACAGCTTGTCGCAAAGCCAATCCGGACATGATCCTCGTTGATATGATGATGCCGGGTCGAACGGGCATCGACCTCATCGGGCCGCTGCATGACATCGCGCCTGATGCCATCATCTGCATTACAACCGGAATGGGTGACCCCGCGCTCTTACAACGCTCGCTGAAATCCGGCGCGTGGAATGTGCTCTGCAAGCCCTATTCGTTGACTGAACTCACGGAACTCATCGATCTCGCTCTGCGCTTGTCGCAGTCGTTGCGTGAAGAAGCGGGAGCGGGGGTTGTGGAATCCCAAATTGAACAAGAATTTATGGGCGATCACAGACCCACTCCCGCAGACCTTGCAAGATTGATCGCCGTGGCCGCCGGAGCCGGTATCAGCAGCGACGTCGCGTACCGCAAACTTCCGCTCCTTGCGTCCGAATTACTTGACAATGCGTTCGAACACGGAGTTCATCAAGATCCAAACCGAAAGTACGGTGTCAAACTCAACGTCGATAATAACGACGTCGAAATGACGATCTGGGATTCGGGAGACAGCTTCGACGGTCGTACGGTCATTCGACAACAGGCGTATGCGGTCCCCAAAGGCAAACTGTCTGGACTCCAGCTCGCAAGTGCGCTTGCCGATGAGATCAAATTTGACAAGAATCCCAATTCGGTTACTTTGATTTGGCATGATAGCCGGGCGAAATCGGATGAAGGAAAGCACTGA
- the fliS gene encoding flagellar export chaperone FliS has product MKVAPNFSTYRTMDAACSTPQLVLMLCDGAIRYTREAADHMHNNRWSEKGAAIESAIECIGELRKTLNVAEATEIVRQLDQTYSFLSTKLMIGNTRRDISQLLQVADALSQIRSGWAELFDKLKTEGALPTATMAGAAL; this is encoded by the coding sequence ATGAAAGTCGCTCCGAACTTTTCGACTTACCGCACGATGGATGCGGCTTGCAGTACGCCGCAATTGGTTCTTATGCTTTGCGACGGTGCCATTCGCTACACCCGCGAAGCAGCAGACCATATGCATAACAACCGCTGGTCCGAAAAAGGTGCTGCAATTGAATCCGCAATCGAGTGCATCGGCGAATTGCGCAAGACGCTGAATGTCGCGGAAGCGACAGAAATTGTCAGGCAACTCGACCAGACCTATAGCTTTCTGTCCACAAAACTCATGATCGGCAATACTCGCCGTGACATTTCGCAACTGCTTCAGGTCGCTGATGCCCTGTCGCAAATTCGCTCTGGCTGGGCCGAGCTGTTCGACAAGCTCAAGACCGAAGGTGCCCTGCCCACCGCGACCATGGCTGGTGCCGCCCTTTAA